Proteins encoded within one genomic window of Desulfonatronospira thiodismutans ASO3-1:
- a CDS encoding HAD family hydrolase, giving the protein MSNKGIIFDLDGTLLNTLQDLADTVNSVLKGRGWSTHPVDAYRNFVGDGLTMLIRRAVPEDVQDQSVINECILAAREEYSRRWANRTAPYPGVLEALEELARNEIPMAVLSNKPHEATLHTVGHFFPDGYFQVVQGALPNGAVKPDPEPALEVAARMGLKPDQVYFLGDSNVDMYTALRAKMTALGAAWGFRGREELLQAGAHYILESPQELSEYF; this is encoded by the coding sequence ATGAGCAATAAGGGGATAATTTTTGATCTGGACGGAACACTTCTGAACACTCTGCAGGATCTGGCGGATACTGTGAACAGTGTTCTCAAGGGCAGGGGTTGGAGCACGCATCCGGTGGATGCCTACCGCAATTTCGTAGGCGACGGGCTGACCATGCTCATCAGGCGGGCTGTACCTGAGGATGTCCAGGACCAGTCGGTCATCAATGAATGCATCCTGGCGGCCCGAGAGGAGTACTCCAGGCGCTGGGCAAACAGGACCGCTCCGTACCCGGGGGTACTTGAGGCGCTGGAAGAACTGGCCCGAAATGAGATTCCCATGGCTGTTTTGTCCAACAAGCCCCATGAGGCCACCCTGCATACTGTGGGACACTTTTTTCCGGACGGGTATTTTCAGGTGGTGCAGGGAGCCCTGCCCAATGGGGCTGTCAAGCCTGATCCTGAACCGGCTCTGGAGGTGGCTGCCAGAATGGGCCTGAAACCGGACCAGGTATATTTCCTGGGTGATTCCAACGTGGATATGTATACTGCGCTCAGGGCAAAAATGACCGCCCTTGGAGCTGCCTGGGGCTTCCGGGGCAGAGAAGAACTGCTGCAGGCCGGAGCACATTATATTCTGGAGTCGCCACAGGAGCTTTCCGAATATTTTTGA
- a CDS encoding Uma2 family endonuclease has product MGEAHPVQPMTAAEYLDWEPAQLEKYQYIHGEVFAMGGASRRHVTITLNLASSLDQALEGSPCRVYMADMKLEIKKEEIYFYPDVLVTCDPEDHKAEQFMRSPVVVGEVLSESTAAFDRGDKATYYRSLPSLKEFVLIDPERRRMELYRRTQQDTWELLDIPPEHHLPLHSLELEIPWQRIFRNVD; this is encoded by the coding sequence ATGGGAGAAGCTCACCCCGTGCAGCCCATGACGGCTGCAGAATACTTGGACTGGGAACCGGCCCAGCTGGAAAAGTATCAGTATATCCATGGTGAGGTTTTTGCCATGGGCGGAGCCTCCAGGCGGCATGTTACCATAACCTTGAATCTCGCGTCTTCTCTGGATCAGGCATTGGAAGGCTCGCCCTGCCGGGTTTATATGGCGGACATGAAGCTGGAAATAAAAAAGGAAGAGATTTATTTTTATCCAGATGTCCTGGTCACCTGTGATCCGGAGGACCACAAAGCAGAACAGTTCATGCGCTCCCCTGTTGTGGTGGGCGAGGTTTTGTCCGAGTCCACCGCGGCTTTTGACCGGGGAGACAAAGCGACATATTACCGAAGCCTGCCCTCATTGAAAGAATTCGTGCTCATTGACCCGGAGCGCAGGCGCATGGAACTATACCGCCGCACCCAGCAGGACACCTGGGAACTCCTGGACATCCCCCCGGAACACCACCTGCCCCTGCACAGCCTGGAACTGGAAATCCCCTGGCAGCGCATATTCCGCAATGTGGACTGA
- a CDS encoding type II toxin-antitoxin system PemK/MazF family toxin has translation MQPGTYGKPRPALVIQSDFFGVHPSVTILPITSKLRDAPLFRLRVDPTVQNGLLSVSEVMVDKITTLPSDKLREPFGHLEYEYMREVERLLTVWMGIG, from the coding sequence GTGCAACCAGGAACCTACGGCAAGCCTCGCCCAGCCCTGGTCATCCAGTCGGACTTTTTTGGCGTCCACCCATCTGTTACAATCCTGCCTATAACCAGCAAGCTGCGTGATGCGCCCTTATTTCGGCTTCGAGTAGATCCGACAGTCCAGAACGGACTGCTGTCTGTATCTGAAGTCATGGTGGACAAAATTACAACCCTGCCAAGTGATAAGTTGAGAGAGCCTTTTGGCCATCTCGAATACGAGTACATGCGGGAAGTAGAGCGGCTTCTGACTGTCTGGATGGGAATTGGATAG
- a CDS encoding antitoxin MazE family protein, whose product MTVPVKERVRKHREGLRSAGMRPIQIWIPDTREEGFGEECRRQSLLVANDPQEKEVLSWIEDVSDREGWE is encoded by the coding sequence ATGACTGTTCCAGTAAAAGAACGAGTGCGTAAACATCGAGAGGGGTTGAGGTCCGCTGGTATGCGTCCTATCCAGATTTGGATTCCTGATACCCGAGAGGAGGGATTTGGGGAGGAATGCCGCCGTCAGAGCCTGCTTGTAGCGAATGATCCCCAGGAGAAGGAAGTTCTGTCCTGGATCGAGGACGTATCCGACAGGGAAGGCTGGGAGTAA
- a CDS encoding polyphenol oxidase family protein produces MNSPQYISFSFPGLEKVTCIFGTRLGGVSSGSFGQGNISLDVEDEPARAGANRRALKDELGLSGWVELRQVHGTLVHFDPDEDCLDGSSLEGDGLGLSRPGRGAVIKTADCQPVMLAHKSQEYVLALHCGWRGNRAGFPETAVRDLCKYYNLSPADLAAVRGPSLGPCCARFEPFEEHWTPEFADYYHQEQKTMDLWSLTRDQLLQAGLLPQNVFSLDMCTMCREELFFSYRREKKGGRQASIINIFA; encoded by the coding sequence ATGAATAGTCCGCAGTATATAAGTTTTTCTTTTCCCGGCCTGGAAAAAGTGACCTGTATTTTCGGAACCAGGCTGGGCGGGGTAAGTTCGGGAAGTTTCGGGCAGGGCAACATTTCCCTGGATGTGGAGGATGAACCTGCACGGGCCGGGGCCAATCGCAGGGCTTTGAAGGATGAACTGGGACTGTCCGGGTGGGTGGAGCTTAGGCAGGTGCACGGTACGCTTGTTCATTTTGACCCTGATGAAGACTGCCTGGACGGGTCGTCCCTGGAAGGCGACGGTCTTGGACTGTCCCGGCCTGGCCGGGGTGCTGTGATCAAGACCGCTGACTGCCAGCCGGTCATGCTTGCACACAAGTCCCAGGAATACGTCCTGGCCCTGCACTGCGGCTGGCGGGGCAACCGGGCCGGGTTTCCTGAAACCGCCGTAAGAGATTTGTGTAAATACTACAATCTCAGTCCGGCAGACCTGGCGGCTGTGCGCGGCCCCTCCCTGGGGCCATGCTGTGCCAGGTTCGAGCCTTTTGAGGAACATTGGACTCCGGAATTTGCCGATTATTATCATCAGGAGCAAAAAACAATGGACCTGTGGTCCCTGACCCGGGATCAGCTCCTGCAGGCCGGACTGCTCCCGCAGAATGTTTTTTCCCTGGATATGTGCACCATGTGCCGGGAAGAGCTCTTTTTCTCCTATCGACGGGAAAAAAAAGGCGGAAGGCAGGCCAGTATAATAAATATTTTTGCCTGA
- a CDS encoding 5-formyltetrahydrofolate cyclo-ligase: MHADKKELRAAMLRQRSSLDPGEVNAKSAAVIENFLSTKKLMQHTCFLVYLPIKSEVDTKPLLRELLQQGREVYAPYCDPHRPGRMEFYRVQDLSCLRPGFCNIYEPEPKQENIFENHAPSVAVVPGVAFDESGYRLGFGQGFYDRYFSLLSDPGPLLAGFAYDFQVVERLPADPWDIPMHFIFTETRTIEVFTQNKSS; the protein is encoded by the coding sequence ATGCATGCGGACAAAAAAGAATTGCGGGCTGCGATGCTCAGGCAAAGAAGTTCCTTAGACCCCGGGGAGGTAAATGCCAAAAGCGCTGCCGTCATAGAAAATTTTCTCTCTACTAAGAAGCTCATGCAGCACACCTGTTTTCTGGTCTATCTGCCCATCAAAAGCGAGGTGGACACTAAGCCTCTGTTGCGGGAACTTCTGCAGCAGGGCCGTGAGGTGTACGCCCCGTACTGTGACCCGCACCGGCCCGGCAGGATGGAATTTTACCGGGTGCAGGACCTGAGCTGCCTGAGGCCGGGGTTTTGCAATATCTACGAGCCGGAGCCGAAACAGGAGAATATCTTTGAGAATCATGCTCCCTCTGTGGCGGTGGTGCCCGGGGTGGCCTTTGACGAATCCGGATACCGCCTGGGTTTCGGCCAGGGTTTTTATGACCGCTATTTCAGCCTGCTGTCAGACCCAGGGCCGCTGCTTGCGGGCTTTGCATACGATTTCCAGGTGGTGGAAAGACTTCCGGCAGATCCCTGGGATATACCCATGCATTTTATATTTACCGAAACAAGGACCATTGAAGTTTTTACCCAAAATAAGTCAAGCTGA